A part of Deltaproteobacteria bacterium genomic DNA contains:
- a CDS encoding type II toxin-antitoxin system VapC family toxin, translating into MKLVLDTNIYTDYAEGLPDVVEILAMHGTQIFIPSIVLGELHYGFMKGRNRQLNEAKLNQFITHLKVKIIDVDDEVARKYATIMVSLSKKGTKIPINDVWIAACCMNAGGTLFTRDRHFDAIDQLDKIVP; encoded by the coding sequence ATGAAGCTTGTTCTCGATACGAACATCTACACGGATTATGCCGAGGGCTTACCGGATGTTGTGGAAATATTGGCGATGCACGGCACACAGATATTTATCCCCTCCATTGTACTGGGAGAGCTGCATTATGGATTCATGAAAGGGAGAAATAGGCAGCTCAACGAGGCGAAATTAAATCAATTCATTACCCATTTGAAAGTAAAAATTATTGATGTCGATGACGAGGTTGCCAGGAAATACGCCACTATCATGGTGTCCCTTTCAAAAAAGGGAACAAAAATTCCCATCAACGATGTGTGGATTGCCGCATGCTGCATGAATGCCGGCGGTACGCTCTTTACACGGGATAGGCATTTTGACGCCATTGACCAACTGGACAAGATAGTCCCCTGA
- a CDS encoding DUF1778 domain-containing protein translates to MPISLRIPSDKEEIIKKQASLAGKTKTKFILEAIDDKLGISGDREQFIRRFAGWLTSDEADELRRSLDVFEKVNEEDWK, encoded by the coding sequence ATGCCCATCAGTCTCCGGATACCGTCCGACAAGGAAGAGATAATAAAAAAACAGGCTTCTCTGGCAGGCAAAACAAAAACAAAGTTCATCCTGGAGGCCATTGATGATAAATTGGGCATTTCAGGGGATCGCGAACAATTCATTCGTCGTTTCGCAGGCTGGCTAACCTCTGACGAAGCCGATGAACTACGGCGTTCTCTGGATGTCTTCGAGAAGGTCAACGAGGAAGACTGGAAATGA
- a CDS encoding type II toxin-antitoxin system prevent-host-death family antitoxin encodes MYATISRSLRRRTEHSDLPKKDGLTERPDRCYKGIMKAITYNNAKKNLRALIREVCKNAEPTIIVNNESDEQAVLISLEDYQNMEETAYLLRSPANRAHLEKSLRNIQEGKLVAFPVEDL; translated from the coding sequence ATGTACGCCACTATATCGAGATCACTGCGGAGAAGAACAGAGCACAGCGATTTGCCAAAAAAAGATGGCTTGACCGAAAGACCGGATAGATGTTATAAAGGCATCATGAAAGCAATAACATACAACAACGCCAAGAAAAACCTGCGAGCCCTTATCAGGGAGGTATGTAAAAACGCCGAGCCGACCATTATCGTAAATAACGAAAGCGATGAGCAAGCCGTGCTCATTTCCCTGGAAGACTATCAGAATATGGAGGAGACCGCGTATCTCTTGCGTTCACCTGCCAACCGTGCCCATCTGGAAAAATCATTGAGGAATATTCAGGAAGGAAAGCTGGTCGCCTTTCCCGTTGAGGATCTATGA
- a CDS encoding Txe/YoeB family addiction module toxin, whose product MTIQFTDEAWRDFEWFLDYDKQIVKRIRMLLKDMLRNPEEGIGKPEKLRFDLSGCWSRRINDEHRLVYKIEKDTIIVIGCRYHY is encoded by the coding sequence ATGACCATTCAGTTTACGGACGAGGCCTGGAGGGATTTTGAGTGGTTCCTGGATTACGATAAACAAATTGTAAAACGTATCCGCATGTTATTAAAAGATATGCTGAGGAATCCTGAAGAAGGAATAGGCAAACCCGAAAAACTGAGATTTGATCTGTCAGGATGCTGGTCCCGACGAATTAACGACGAGCATCGCCTAGTCTACAAGATAGAAAAAGACACTATCATCGTCATCGGTTGCCGATATCACTATTAG
- a CDS encoding tetratricopeptide repeat protein produces the protein MRIGYRSFVNCMFLFFLFISTANASMVTFVKEYTYQASEIDSKVSCRANAMEQVKRLLLEELGTYLESKTEVKNFQLTQDQITVLTAGIVSAEIVREKWDGDSYFLKAKITADPNEVALSVDKLRKDNDKVNDLNETRKLANKYAEEIKLLKKELESVHSIKTDQRTESTKIKDYNKAIDGLTASDLYAKGYSLYTAKKYNGAIAKFGEAIRLKPDYDQAYRDRGLMYSLVNNHRQAIENYNKAIEINPADASSYNMRGRSYRSLGDNHKAIEDFDKAIKLKPNFGAAYYNRGLTYDKIGNEQKAIEDMKRSAALGSGPPIQYLKKRGITNWQSAADQSTETTKNSIPNNDALTASDYYNNGKSLFSAKKYAEAIVQFSEAIRKKPDYDQAYRDRGLMYSLVHNYQKAIEDYNKAIEINPADVLSYNSRGISYRTLGDSILAIENFDRAIELKPNFGAAYFNRALAYEQLSKKQDKLRNEQQAIEDMKSSAKLGFGTAKYYLKKAGIDWQ, from the coding sequence ATGAGAATCGGATACAGGTCTTTCGTCAATTGTATGTTTTTGTTTTTTTTGTTTATCAGCACAGCAAATGCAAGTATGGTTACCTTTGTCAAGGAATACACCTACCAAGCGAGCGAAATTGATAGCAAGGTAAGCTGCCGGGCCAACGCAATGGAACAAGTAAAGCGGTTATTACTTGAAGAGCTTGGCACTTACCTGGAGAGTAAAACAGAAGTCAAGAATTTTCAGTTGACGCAAGACCAGATTACAGTTTTAACCGCAGGCATTGTCAGTGCCGAGATAGTTAGAGAAAAGTGGGATGGAGATAGCTATTTCCTTAAAGCAAAGATTACCGCTGACCCAAATGAAGTTGCTTTATCAGTAGATAAATTGCGAAAAGACAATGACAAGGTAAATGACTTAAATGAAACACGAAAGTTAGCAAATAAATATGCAGAAGAAATTAAATTGCTAAAAAAGGAACTGGAATCTGTACATAGTATCAAAACAGATCAACGTACTGAATCTACTAAAATAAAAGATTATAACAAGGCGATTGATGGATTAACTGCTAGTGATTTATATGCCAAAGGATATAGTCTATACACTGCAAAAAAATACAACGGAGCTATAGCAAAATTTGGCGAAGCAATACGACTAAAACCTGATTATGATCAAGCATATAGAGATCGTGGTTTAATGTATTCTTTGGTTAATAACCACCGGCAGGCAATTGAAAATTATAACAAGGCTATTGAGATAAACCCAGCAGATGCTAGCTCATACAATATGCGCGGAAGATCATATCGTTCTTTGGGTGACAACCATAAAGCAATTGAAGATTTCGACAAGGCTATTAAGCTGAAGCCTAATTTTGGTGCTGCATACTATAACCGCGGGCTTACATATGATAAAATTGGCAATGAACAAAAGGCCATTGAAGACATGAAAAGAAGTGCAGCATTAGGCTCTGGTCCACCAATACAATATCTTAAAAAGCGTGGTATCACGAATTGGCAGTCAGCGGCAGATCAATCGACTGAAACAACTAAGAATAGTATTCCCAATAATGATGCATTAACTGCCAGTGATTATTATAATAATGGGAAAAGTCTCTTTTCTGCTAAAAAATATGCCGAAGCTATAGTCCAATTCAGTGAAGCAATACGAAAAAAACCGGATTATGATCAAGCATATAGAGACCGTGGTTTAATGTATTCTCTGGTACACAATTACCAAAAGGCAATTGAGGATTACAATAAGGCTATTGAGATAAACCCAGCAGATGTTCTCTCATATAATAGTCGCGGAATATCATATCGCACTTTGGGTGACAGCATTTTAGCAATCGAAAATTTCGACAGAGCTATTGAGTTAAAACCTAATTTTGGTGCTGCATACTTCAATCGAGCGCTCGCATATGAACAGTTGAGTAAAAAGCAAGATAAATTGCGTAATGAGCAACAGGCAATTGAAGATATGAAAAGTTCCGCCAAATTAGGGTTTGGTACAGCAAAATACTATCTTAAAAAAGCAGGTATTGATTGGCAGTAG
- a CDS encoding DUF1566 domain-containing protein encodes MRINKGLLIYVRMLIVGLVGLFGVLTIIASVENPPKKDYVWVKPNGTGQDYNRDNYACMQESQQRVSEYSREGRSAASSSTVQTNETLYNACMNARGWSLQEYKSEEDKAAEKAAAKKAMEAAKKAKKQAREIRRDGSFIAYDNGTVLDTSTNLMWAAKDNGIDIDWGDAKGYCENYRGGGYIDWRMPTQAELATLNDANQSRPTPCNPKYSIHIATKLIDITCFRVYASKQLPIGAENFNFYASKGEGNFVASTHRALPVRDE; translated from the coding sequence ATGAGGATCAACAAAGGTCTACTGATTTATGTTCGGATGCTGATTGTGGGACTTGTAGGTTTATTTGGAGTATTGACTATTATAGCGAGCGTGGAGAATCCACCGAAAAAGGATTATGTATGGGTCAAACCAAACGGAACAGGTCAAGATTATAACAGAGATAACTATGCCTGCATGCAAGAATCTCAGCAAAGAGTTTCTGAGTATTCTCGTGAAGGTCGTAGCGCCGCTTCGTCGAGTACGGTACAAACCAACGAGACCTTGTATAATGCATGTATGAACGCTCGTGGCTGGTCGTTACAGGAGTATAAGTCAGAGGAGGACAAGGCGGCAGAAAAGGCGGCGGCAAAGAAGGCAATGGAAGCAGCAAAGAAGGCAAAGAAGCAAGCACGTGAAATCAGAAGGGACGGCAGTTTTATCGCCTATGACAACGGGACGGTTTTGGACACGAGCACGAACCTGATGTGGGCAGCAAAGGATAACGGTATAGACATTGACTGGGGTGATGCCAAGGGCTATTGCGAAAATTATCGCGGAGGTGGCTATATAGACTGGCGGATGCCGACGCAGGCTGAGCTCGCGACATTGAATGATGCGAATCAATCCCGACCGACACCATGCAATCCTAAATATAGCATACATATTGCGACAAAGTTGATTGATATTACCTGTTTCAGAGTATATGCATCTAAACAACTCCCCATCGGTGCTGAGAACTTCAATTTTTACGCAAGCAAAGGGGAGGGGAATTTCGTAGCCTCCACACACCGAGCACTCCCAGTGCGTGACGAATAG
- a CDS encoding CHAP domain-containing protein, with protein sequence MKRFLTIFLGLCICFMMIQPSFGKNNKKNNAKKEPQVTTKRLGSDPNGGNCAGYAQSQIKNLGHGLTSKKDKEDRRNSYRPKKNTAAIINEGPYGHVAVVEKVDNKGKNKSITIRETNYGYNGVTERKVTGRNMKEIEKKINIVGYIDPNKKNKK encoded by the coding sequence ATGAAAAGATTCTTAACGATTTTTTTAGGGCTTTGTATATGTTTTATGATGATCCAACCATCTTTTGGAAAAAACAATAAGAAAAATAATGCTAAAAAAGAACCGCAGGTAACTACTAAGAGACTTGGTTCAGATCCAAATGGTGGCAATTGTGCAGGATATGCACAGAGCCAAATTAAAAATTTAGGGCATGGACTTACAAGTAAAAAAGATAAAGAAGACAGAAGAAATTCATATCGACCCAAGAAAAATACCGCTGCTATCATTAATGAGGGGCCATATGGACATGTTGCTGTTGTTGAGAAGGTTGATAATAAAGGGAAAAATAAAAGTATTACTATTCGGGAAACTAACTATGGTTATAACGGCGTAACGGAAAGGAAAGTAACTGGAAGAAATATGAAGGAAATTGAGAAAAAAATTAACATAGTTGGATATATCGATCCAAACAAAAAAAATAAGAAATAA
- a CDS encoding metallophosphoesterase, with protein MKIIYLADIHGDFDKLNDLLNETFADVYIISGDLIDIPFYSMNTSIRYHELQSYFHGLRRKMSREDMLIEDFVDDLLEKPDIPDDIQESGTQYQEYTIRARRVMQQKYKVLGSIISMKQRSRVFCLPGNYDMDLKYTALHEHDLHLHWYQLEDLRICGYGGAAIWTPGIPERYVVHSQEKMKYHDRDNEMYHFFKAINPHIIVTHQPAYGIHDQLTSGGSIGSTALRSYCEDNSVMMCLTGHIHQHWGAQLDENTLYLNPSNFGEVTLTSGNVAEGGFYYSINVEAEQVRGIIFKKFYNGRIYDVADYHINNGKLIREIIDPDRYNALEAGKNYDEKDIKDSHIPEVTLYNDIKQFYRKFQTQETEERLNALEDITYLIEDKLKADIAMDVMGSVNFGISQSDSDIDVVLYLRCDNKYMQCNGKCVGGSEVCDYLKNAEEMIAEILKDKFDYHLLDYVDLNRVEESIREKNYESAILQRFVFYRSLCRPINYRVIAPTEDMLNKDMMLRKEIEGSLQVYFKIFVTTSRHIRSFMKYESRLSDLGIKLPTWLREKVKLYLGESKGEYVSSP; from the coding sequence ATGAAAATCATTTATCTGGCTGATATCCATGGAGACTTTGATAAACTGAATGATCTCCTGAACGAAACATTTGCCGATGTGTATATTATCTCCGGTGATCTGATCGATATCCCTTTCTACAGTATGAATACCTCCATACGCTACCACGAACTGCAATCATATTTCCATGGGTTAAGACGAAAGATGTCAAGGGAAGATATGCTTATTGAGGATTTTGTCGATGATCTTTTAGAAAAGCCCGATATTCCCGACGATATACAGGAATCAGGAACCCAATACCAGGAGTACACGATCAGAGCCCGCAGGGTTATGCAGCAAAAATATAAGGTATTAGGAAGCATTATCTCCATGAAACAGAGATCGCGGGTTTTCTGCCTTCCGGGAAATTATGATATGGATCTTAAATATACGGCTTTGCATGAGCATGACCTGCACTTGCATTGGTATCAACTGGAGGATTTGAGGATTTGCGGTTATGGCGGAGCGGCCATATGGACGCCTGGGATCCCTGAAAGGTATGTCGTTCATTCCCAGGAAAAAATGAAGTACCATGACAGGGACAATGAGATGTACCACTTTTTCAAGGCGATAAATCCGCACATTATTGTAACCCATCAGCCTGCATACGGAATCCATGATCAATTGACTTCAGGTGGATCGATCGGATCTACGGCGCTGCGCAGTTACTGTGAAGACAATTCGGTGATGATGTGCCTGACGGGCCATATCCATCAACATTGGGGCGCTCAGCTTGATGAGAATACCCTGTACCTTAACCCATCGAATTTCGGAGAGGTGACCTTAACATCCGGGAATGTCGCGGAGGGCGGATTTTATTATTCTATTAACGTAGAGGCTGAGCAGGTACGGGGGATTATATTCAAGAAATTCTATAACGGGAGGATTTATGACGTTGCCGACTATCATATCAATAATGGCAAATTAATCAGAGAGATAATAGACCCGGATAGATACAACGCCCTAGAGGCGGGGAAGAACTATGATGAAAAGGATATTAAGGATTCTCACATACCTGAAGTCACATTGTATAATGATATAAAGCAGTTTTACAGGAAATTCCAGACCCAGGAAACGGAGGAACGGCTTAACGCTTTAGAGGATATCACGTATCTGATCGAAGATAAACTGAAAGCCGATATTGCAATGGACGTTATGGGCTCTGTTAATTTCGGCATATCGCAGTCAGATTCGGATATAGATGTCGTCCTTTATCTGCGGTGTGATAATAAATACATGCAATGTAACGGAAAATGTGTCGGCGGCAGTGAGGTGTGCGACTATCTGAAAAACGCAGAGGAGATGATCGCGGAAATCCTTAAGGATAAATTTGACTACCATCTTCTTGATTACGTTGATCTTAACCGTGTTGAAGAAAGTATACGGGAAAAGAATTATGAGAGTGCAATTCTGCAGCGTTTTGTGTTTTACAGATCACTATGCCGTCCCATAAACTACCGGGTAATCGCCCCGACAGAAGACATGCTCAACAAGGATATGATGCTCCGTAAGGAGATTGAGGGGAGTCTCCAAGTATATTTTAAGATATTTGTTACCACCTCTCGGCATATAAGATCGTTCATGAAATACGAGTCCCGTCTATCGGATTTAGGAATAAAACTGCCCACCTGGCTAAGGGAAAAAGTAAAGCTTTATCTGGGTGAATCGAAAGGGGAATATGTTAGTTCGCCGTGA